One genomic window of Elaeis guineensis isolate ETL-2024a chromosome 2, EG11, whole genome shotgun sequence includes the following:
- the LOC109506058 gene encoding uncharacterized protein — MAAKCGWFKRLNKDYRWPWKLRFSPSWRWKRVTVRFSFFDDVVFYVLYFLEAIVLVAAFGCFFLCCGCHI; from the coding sequence ATGGCGGCGAAGTGTGGATGGTTCAAGAGGCTGAACAAGGACTACCGCTGGCCGTGGAAGCTCCGCTTCTCCCCCTCCTGGCGGTGGAAGCGCGTCACCGTCCGCTTCTCTTTCTTCGACGATGTCGTTTTCTACGTCCTCTACTTCCTGGAGGCCATCGTTCTCGTCGCCGCCTTTGGCTGCTTCTTCCTCTGCTGCGGTTGCCACATCTAA
- the LOC105044572 gene encoding F-box/kelch-repeat protein At3g06240 has translation MPWSSESRGEKSTAIFIPEKNKRVHSECGQRELSNRKIKKIPPNVMILILSRLPTKSVARFRSVSKLWNSLTCEPSFALQQFRNGPNKNRPSALILSWRCNIEFSLKQFEEGRPLSEKLYFIGPKRLPCYVMTNSCNGLICVLGLRSAIMVNPGTGKVIMLPEGTIACNNSKLPISGGLGFDVSTGEYKVVRFVHCLDLTVACEVLTLGSQSWRRISNAPLPDTVRPPVVVNEAIHWTAKSDRHDGPEVAVSFDIRRETFGVIMHPECSRSSKVGNMVSVVGELAGYLCVSDKNTLSSQMDIWILMDYSQRRWIKQYSINLLAMENCSWDYVRVVKPLTIRDGNILLTDGRGRFDYYDPESGRFRMVMHDSAACGHTALHVESLISPAAVQRGIGLVYGRGNLNAEN, from the coding sequence ATGCCTTGGAGTTCAGAATCAAGGGGGGAAAAGAGCACAGCAATATTTATCCCAGAGAAAAACAAAAGGGTTCACAGTGAGTGTGGGCAGCGAGAGTTATCAAACAGAAAAATCAAAAAGATACCACCAAATGTTATGATTCTAATACTCTCAAGACTTCCTACAAAGTCTGTTGCGAGATTCAGGTCTGTTTCCAAGCTTTGGAATTCTTTAACCTGTGAACCCAGTTTTGCTCTCCAGCAGTTTAGAAATGGACCAAACAAGAATAGGCCGAGTGCCCTTATTCTGAGCTGGCGATGCAACATCGAGTTCTCATTAAAACAGTTCGAGGAAGGTAGGCCTCTTTCTGAAAAGTTGTATTTTATAGGTCCAAAACGGCTTCCATGTTATGTCATGACAAATTCCTGCAATGGCTTGATCTGTGTTCTGGGGCTCAGGAGTGCTATTATGGTAAACCCTGGCACCGGGAAAGTTATAATGCTTCCTGAAGGCACCATAGCCTGCAACAATTCCAAATTACCCATAAGTGGTGGGTTAGGTTTTGATGTCTCCACAGGTGAATATAAAGTGGTTCGGTTTGTACATTGTCTGGATCTTACTGTAGCATGTGAGGTCCTTACTCTAGGCTCACAGTCATGGAGAAGAATCAGCAATGCCCCTTTGCCAGACACTGTTAGGCCACCTGTAGTTgtaaatgaagccatacattgGACAGCAAAGTCTGACAGGCATGATGGTCCAGAAGTTGCTGTTTCATTTGATATAAGACGTGAAACATTTGGTGTAATAATGCATCCAGAGTGCAGCCGCTCATCAAAGGTTGGGAATATGGTATCAGTTGTTGGGGAGTTGGCAGGATATTTATGTGTCTCCGATAAAAACACTTTGAGCTCCCAAATGGACATATGGATTCTAATGGACTACAGTCAGCGGCGATGGATAAAGCAATACAGCATCAATTTGCTGGCCATGGAAAACTGTTCATGGGATTATGTTCGTGTGGTGAAACCCCTGACCATCCGAGATGGGAACATTTTATTGACTGATGGACGTGGCAGGTTCGATTATTATGACCCCGAGAGTGGAAGATTTCGCATGGTGATGCATGATTCTGCAGCGTGTGGACATACTGCTCTTCATGTGGAAAGCCTTATTTCACCTGCAGCGGTTCAACGAGGCATTGGCTTAGTTTATGGGCGTGGTAATCTTAATGCAGAAAATTAA
- the LOC105043064 gene encoding tobamovirus multiplication protein 1 isoform X1, whose protein sequence is MPWGGAKGGLGDGKCLPPAIVATVTVLAVVDGGIAIVAFLQLLRIHLRNQQLGWTRQKIFHLMIGSSNLGYLAHFIFTLVATCGGWLCWSHGCGFILMACPEILFLAAFLLLLSFWVDLCHQSNDEEEEEDGTSSNEALLEKSRTKSSSLHTDGRRRCCSFQSMHVGSRQKFVILVIVLTFVFMIAFALLIWIGRAKDPIDSSLVASVYLDTFSVAILLLGCALARYGLLLFSKMSKIRSEMASTEMWKVASLAALTLICFTLSAVLALATSIPLQVLSYWHSAHLNSISSSVLIFLYYFIGSSVPSGFVLWVVRELPPQLAAHRSEESRVVTFIRESLVDTHNLQWRTAVTSSQSKALKASPI, encoded by the exons ATGCCGTGGGGCGGAGCCAAGGGCGGGCTGGGTGATGGGAAATGTCTGCCGCCGGCAATCGTGGCTACCGTCACCGTTCTTGCTGTCGTTGATGGGGGCATTGCAATCGTGGCCTTCTTGCAG TTATTGAGAATTCACTTACGGAATCAACAACTTGGCTGGACTCGGCAAAAG ATTTTCCACCTCATGATTGGGTCGTCCAACTTAG GTTACTTGGCACATTTCATATTTACTCTTGTTGCTACTTGTGGGGGTTGGCTCTGCTGGTCGCATGGTTGTGGATTTATCTTGATGG CTTGTCCTGAAATTTTGTTTCTAGCTGCATTTCTTCtgcttttatcattttg GGTTGACCTGTGCCATCAGTCaaatgatgaagaagaagaagaagatggaactagCTCCAATGAAGCTTTGTTGGAAAAGTCAAGGACTAAATCAAGTTCATTACACACAGATGGTCGTAGGAGATGTTGCTCTTTCCAGTCCATGCATGTTGGAAGCCGACAAAAGTTTGTGATCTTg GTGATTGTGCTGACTTTTGTTTTTATGATTGCATTTGCTCTCCTGATTTGGATTGGCAGAGCCAAAGATCCTATTGATTCTTCACTCGTGGCCAGC GTATATTTGGACACCTTTTCTGTTGCCATCCTTCTACTAGGGTGTGCTTTGGCACGCTACG GGTTACTGCTATTCTCCAAAATGAGCAAAATACGATCTGAGATGGCCTCAACTGAAATGTGGAAG GTTGCAAGTTTGGCAGCCCTCACTCtcatatgtttcacattatctgCTGTACTAGCCCTTGCTACTAGTATTCCT TTGCAGGTGCTGTCTTATTGGCATTCAGCACATTTGAACAGCATAAGCAGTTCAGTTCTAATATTTCTTTATTACTTTATAG GTTCATCAGTGCCATCAGGTTTTGTATTGTGGGTCGTGAGAGAACTGCCTCCTCAGCTGGCAGCTCATAGATCAGAAGAATCAAGGGTAGTGACATTTATCAGGGAAAGTCTGGTAGATACCCATAATCTTCAGTGGAGGACTGCTGTCACATCATCACAGAGTAAG
- the LOC105043064 gene encoding tobamovirus multiplication protein 1 isoform X2, with translation MPWGGAKGGLGDGKCLPPAIVATVTVLAVVDGGIAIVAFLQLLRIHLRNQQLGWTRQKIFHLMIGSSNLGYLAHFIFTLVATCGGWLCWSHGCGFILMACPEILFLAAFLLLLSFWVDLCHQSNDEEEEEDGTSSNEALLEKSRTKSSSLHTDGRRRCCSFQSMHVGSRQKFVILVIVLTFVFMIAFALLIWIGRAKDPIDSSLVASVYLDTFSVAILLLGCALARYGLLLFSKMSKIRSEMASTEMWKVASLAALTLICFTLSAVLALATSIPLQVLSYWHSAHLNSISSSVLIFLYYFIGSSVPSGFVLWVVRELPPQLAAHRSEESRVVTFIRESLVDTHNLQWRTAVTSSQSKFQAIVFH, from the exons ATGCCGTGGGGCGGAGCCAAGGGCGGGCTGGGTGATGGGAAATGTCTGCCGCCGGCAATCGTGGCTACCGTCACCGTTCTTGCTGTCGTTGATGGGGGCATTGCAATCGTGGCCTTCTTGCAG TTATTGAGAATTCACTTACGGAATCAACAACTTGGCTGGACTCGGCAAAAG ATTTTCCACCTCATGATTGGGTCGTCCAACTTAG GTTACTTGGCACATTTCATATTTACTCTTGTTGCTACTTGTGGGGGTTGGCTCTGCTGGTCGCATGGTTGTGGATTTATCTTGATGG CTTGTCCTGAAATTTTGTTTCTAGCTGCATTTCTTCtgcttttatcattttg GGTTGACCTGTGCCATCAGTCaaatgatgaagaagaagaagaagatggaactagCTCCAATGAAGCTTTGTTGGAAAAGTCAAGGACTAAATCAAGTTCATTACACACAGATGGTCGTAGGAGATGTTGCTCTTTCCAGTCCATGCATGTTGGAAGCCGACAAAAGTTTGTGATCTTg GTGATTGTGCTGACTTTTGTTTTTATGATTGCATTTGCTCTCCTGATTTGGATTGGCAGAGCCAAAGATCCTATTGATTCTTCACTCGTGGCCAGC GTATATTTGGACACCTTTTCTGTTGCCATCCTTCTACTAGGGTGTGCTTTGGCACGCTACG GGTTACTGCTATTCTCCAAAATGAGCAAAATACGATCTGAGATGGCCTCAACTGAAATGTGGAAG GTTGCAAGTTTGGCAGCCCTCACTCtcatatgtttcacattatctgCTGTACTAGCCCTTGCTACTAGTATTCCT TTGCAGGTGCTGTCTTATTGGCATTCAGCACATTTGAACAGCATAAGCAGTTCAGTTCTAATATTTCTTTATTACTTTATAG GTTCATCAGTGCCATCAGGTTTTGTATTGTGGGTCGTGAGAGAACTGCCTCCTCAGCTGGCAGCTCATAGATCAGAAGAATCAAGGGTAGTGACATTTATCAGGGAAAGTCTGGTAGATACCCATAATCTTCAGTGGAGGACTGCTGTCACATCATCACAGAGTAAG TTCCAAGCCATTGTATTTCATTGA
- the LOC105043064 gene encoding uncharacterized protein isoform X3 produces MVPAGYLAHFIFTLVATCGGWLCWSHGCGFILMACPEILFLAAFLLLLSFWVDLCHQSNDEEEEEDGTSSNEALLEKSRTKSSSLHTDGRRRCCSFQSMHVGSRQKFVILVIVLTFVFMIAFALLIWIGRAKDPIDSSLVASVYLDTFSVAILLLGCALARYGLLLFSKMSKIRSEMASTEMWKVASLAALTLICFTLSAVLALATSIPLQVLSYWHSAHLNSISSSVLIFLYYFIGSSVPSGFVLWVVRELPPQLAAHRSEESRVVTFIRESLVDTHNLQWRTAVTSSQSKALKASPI; encoded by the exons ATGGTACCAGCTG GTTACTTGGCACATTTCATATTTACTCTTGTTGCTACTTGTGGGGGTTGGCTCTGCTGGTCGCATGGTTGTGGATTTATCTTGATGG CTTGTCCTGAAATTTTGTTTCTAGCTGCATTTCTTCtgcttttatcattttg GGTTGACCTGTGCCATCAGTCaaatgatgaagaagaagaagaagatggaactagCTCCAATGAAGCTTTGTTGGAAAAGTCAAGGACTAAATCAAGTTCATTACACACAGATGGTCGTAGGAGATGTTGCTCTTTCCAGTCCATGCATGTTGGAAGCCGACAAAAGTTTGTGATCTTg GTGATTGTGCTGACTTTTGTTTTTATGATTGCATTTGCTCTCCTGATTTGGATTGGCAGAGCCAAAGATCCTATTGATTCTTCACTCGTGGCCAGC GTATATTTGGACACCTTTTCTGTTGCCATCCTTCTACTAGGGTGTGCTTTGGCACGCTACG GGTTACTGCTATTCTCCAAAATGAGCAAAATACGATCTGAGATGGCCTCAACTGAAATGTGGAAG GTTGCAAGTTTGGCAGCCCTCACTCtcatatgtttcacattatctgCTGTACTAGCCCTTGCTACTAGTATTCCT TTGCAGGTGCTGTCTTATTGGCATTCAGCACATTTGAACAGCATAAGCAGTTCAGTTCTAATATTTCTTTATTACTTTATAG GTTCATCAGTGCCATCAGGTTTTGTATTGTGGGTCGTGAGAGAACTGCCTCCTCAGCTGGCAGCTCATAGATCAGAAGAATCAAGGGTAGTGACATTTATCAGGGAAAGTCTGGTAGATACCCATAATCTTCAGTGGAGGACTGCTGTCACATCATCACAGAGTAAG